AGCTTCGAAGGGCGGTAACTTATATGGTGCGGAACCTAAATTTGGGATCTTTGGGGAAAAGCGTTCTCGAAAAGGAGAATGCCGGGATGGATTTCCAATGCTGTTGCGATCAAGCCTAGACTCTCAAGTGTAAGGTTACGATGACCCCGTTCAACATCACCAATATATGAGCGTTGAAGACCTGCTATGTGCGCCAATTCCCCCTGTGAGAGATTCTTAGATTCGCGGATTCGCTTCACATTAGTACCGACTACTCGCAGCATGTCCATGCCTTGAAAATCGTCCTCGACGCAAGAGCGAATTTTTCAGTCACGTATGAGTGACCAGAAAGTTTCGTAAGTTTGCCTCCAGAAGTTAGTAACAAACCCTGGCTCTGGAAGTTGTTATCACACAGGAGGTACAAGATGAGACGTTGGAGTGTTTCAGTTCTATTGGTTCTTGGCATGCTCTCGATCAGCGGACGCAGCTTTGCCCAGGGAGGCACGAACACTCCCGGAGGGCAGCCATGGCCGAATAATCCGCCCGTGGGAATCGGCACCCAGGTTGCGGGTGGCGCTACGCCGGTTGATGCCCTGCAGATTCATTTCGATCCGGCGCTACTCACGACAACGATGCCGGCCATCCTTCGCTTCACCAATGGAGGCTCGCCGACTTCGGACACCTTTGCCATTCTCGGTCTTATGCCACCACCGGTGCTTACTACGTATTCTTCGATCTCGACTGGTCAAGACCTGATATTGCACGAGCACAGCAAGGGTGATGTGATTATCACAAACTTCTGGGCAGCGGGCTCGCCAACGGCTCATACGGGCGGTTCCATCCGTTTGGCAACTGCGGGCGACACAACCGTTCGAACATTAGATACGACGCTGTGGCATCATGATTACGAGCGTCTGACGATTGCTCCTAATGGCAACGTCGGCATCAATCTGCCGCCGATTTCGACAGGGCTTGACTCTGTGGCGGAGCAATTGCAGATTGGCGGCGGCTCCGTTGCCGGTTCGGGCTACTTGGACCCTCTACCCGGTCTCACTCTTTACGGCGGCAATCGATATGAAGGTCTGCCAATTCGCGCCAGTACGGCATTCTTTCCAAGCGATTGGCGATACATTGCATTCAACTACGCTATCGATCACTCGAACCCGGATTCAACCCGCAACTTTCGTTCAGCGCGCATGGGTGCCTCGGGAATTAAGTTTGCTGATCCCGCAGGCGGCCTCGTGCAAATCGGAGCATGGCCGTACGATTCATCGCGCGGCATGCATGATTTCAGCCGTGGCCTGACCCTCGAACTGACCGGATCGCACGGACTTGCTATGTGGAGCGACGAAAGCGATTCCGATCAATGGCATCACTTGTT
Above is a window of Bacteroidota bacterium DNA encoding:
- a CDS encoding helix-turn-helix transcriptional regulator, with the protein product MLRVVGTNVKRIRESKNLSQGELAHIAGLQRSYIGDVERGHRNLTLESLGLIATALEIHPGILLFENAFPQRSQI